A stretch of Lactuca sativa cultivar Salinas chromosome 6, Lsat_Salinas_v11, whole genome shotgun sequence DNA encodes these proteins:
- the LOC111887485 gene encoding uncharacterized protein LOC111887485 produces the protein MKDQKALLRNQQASILNIEKQLGQLVRQVNERRPGGLPSNTESNPKGAHINIVTTRSGKIITPLASIQNEDPKPVQEKEAEGQNKDQTQLIPDSTRRVHNMDSTSSTPDQKNKPPVKPHQPPLPYPTRARQEKNEEDYQKFLEHIKVLQINIPFIEPVAQLPKYARFLKELLTNRRMMEEVKKVVLNENCSVAMLNKLPKKNGEPGSLTFPSQFENLATIYALADSGEIVNLMPYSFFKKLDLPEPRPIHMSIHLANKTITFPRGICEDLLVKVDKFVFPVDFIVLDMEADPHVPIILGRPFLNTASDIIDMRDSKLTLRVRDESVAFGVDQAMKHARSSDDTTFSIDMLEELLEDWKEEKPSKSTVSFEEGFDAERDLMELERLLEEAEYNDLIRNEGIVLGHKVSRMAIEVDKAKVHTIAKLPPPTNVKGVRSFLGHSGFYRRCIKDFSKITRPLTQLLLKDAPFNFSKECLEAFNLLKKKLTTSPIMVAPNWSLPFKLMCDASDFAVGGVLGQRIEKHFQPIYYACKTLNLTQENYTTIEKELLAVVYAFDKFRSYLVLSKTIVFTDHSSLKYLFAKQDANPRLIHWVLLLQEFDIEIHDKKGMENVVADHLSRLENPVLEKLEEDKIGDDFSDAYVLVVAGQVPWFADIANYLATK, from the exons ATGAAAGATCAAAAAGCTCTgcttaggaatcagcaagcatctaTTCTCAACATAGAAAAGCAGTTAGGGCAACTTGTACGACAAGTGAATGAGAGAAGGCCGGGTGGACTTCCGAGCAATACCGAAAGTAACCCGAAAGGCGCACATATAAACATTGTCACAACTAGGAGTGGGAAGATTATAACCCCTCTGGCTTCTATTCAGAATGAAGATCCGAAGCCGGTACAAGAGAAGGAGGCAGAAGGGCAGAATAAAGATCAGACCCAGCTGATCCcagactctactcgccgagtccacaatatggactcgacgagttcgacaCCTGATCAGAAAAATAAACCTCCTGTTAAGCCACATCAGCCTCCACTGCCATACCCAACCCGAGCCAGGCAAGAAAAGAATGAAGAAGACTACCAGAAGTTTCTAGAACATATAAAGGTTCTTCAAATTAATATACCATTCATAGAACCGGTTGCTCAATTGCCAAAATACGCCAGATTTCTCAAGGAGCTTCTAACTAATAGAAGGATgatggaagaagtgaagaaggtGGTCCTCAACGAGAACTGTTCAGTTGCTATGTTGAACAAACTTCCTAAGAAGAATGGAGAACCGGGAAGTTTAACATTTCCCTCCCAATTTGAAAACTTGGCTACCATCTATGCACTAGCTGATTCAGGGGAAATTGTAAATCTCATGCCTTACTCGTTTTTCAAAAAGTTAGATCTCCCCGAGCCAAGACCCATTCATATGTCAATACACCTAGCAAACAAGACGATTACATTTCCTAGGGGAATTTGTGAAGATCTTTTGGTGAAAGTGGACAAGTTTGTGTTCCCCGTGGACTTTATAGTTTTAGACATGGAAGCGGATCCTCACGTCCCAATCATATTAGGAAGACCTTTTCTTAATACAGCAAGTGATATCATCGACATGCGAGATTCTAAACTTACCCTTCGGGTAAGAGATGAATCAGTCGCTTTCGGAGTTGATCAAGCCATGAAGCATGCAAGGAGTAGTGATGACACGACATTTTCGATTGACATGTTGGAAGAATTATTGGAAGATTGGAAAGAAGAAAAACCAAGCAAGTCCACCGTCTCATTTGAAGAAGGGTTTGATGCTGAAAGGGACCTGATGGAATTAGAAAGACTGCTCGAGGAAGCTGAGTATAACGATTTGATCAGAAAT GAAGGAATTGTGCTAGGACATAAGGTCTCAAGGATGGCGATAGAGGTGGATAAAGCAAAGGTGCACACTATAGCCAAATTGCCACCGCCAACAAATGTCAAGGGGGTAAGAAGCTTTTTAGGCCATTCGGGGTTTTATAGGCGCTGTATAAAAGACTTTTCGAAGATCACAAGACCCTTGACTCAATTACTTTTGAAGGATGCCCCATTCAATTTTTCTAAAGAATGTCTTGAAGCATTTAATTTGTTGAAGAAAAAGTTAACTACTTCACCTATTATGGTAGCTCCAAATTGGAGTCTCCCTTTTAAGCtaatgtgtgatgctagtgactttGCGGTGGGAGGTGTTTTGGGACAAAGAATTGAGAAGCATTTTCAGCCAATCTATTATGCATGCAAGACATTGAATCTGACTCAAGAGAACTACACTACTATCGAGAAGGAGCTGTTAGCAGTGGTATATGCTTTTGACAAGTTCCGGTCATACTTAGTTTTATCCAAGACAATCGTTTTTACCGATCACTCCTCATTGAAGTATCTATTTGCCAAACAAGATGCAAATCCTAGATTGATACATTGGGTTCTACTTCTACAAGAGTTTGATATCGAAATACACGATAAAAAGGGGATGGAAAACGTAGTTGCCGATCATTTATCAAGACTAGAGAACCCAGTTTTGGAGAAGTTAGAAGAAGATAAAATTGGGGATGATTTTTCCGATGCGTATGTCTTGGTAGTCGCGGGACAAGTTCCATGGTTTGCAGATATCGCAAATTATTTAGCAACCAAATAG